Proteins from a genomic interval of Cervus elaphus chromosome 13, mCerEla1.1, whole genome shotgun sequence:
- the LOC122706979 gene encoding cytochrome P450 1A2 produces MALSQPSPFSAMELLLASAVFCLVFWVLRAWRPWVPQGLKSPPEPWGWPLLGHMLTLGKNPHVVLSQLSQRYGDVLQIRIGCTPVLVLSGLDTIRQALVRQGDDFKGRPDLYSFTLISEGQSMTFNPDSGPVWAARRRLAQNALNTFSVTSDPSSSSSCYLEDHVNKEAEALLGKFQELMAGPGHFDPYGHVVASVANVIGAMCFGQHFPQRSEEMLSLVESSHEFVESASSGNPVDFFPILRYLPNPALQRFKSFNQRFLQFVRKMVQEHYQDFDKNSVQDIIGALFKHSEDNSQASSRLISQEKTVNLINDLFGAGFDTITTAISWSLMYLVTNPKIQRKIQEELDRVIGRARRPRLSDRSQLPYLEAFILETFRHSSFVPFTIPHSTTRDTTLNGFFIPKERCVFINQWQVNHDPKLWGDPSEFRPERFLTSDGTAIDKISSEKVLLFGMGKRRCIGEVMARWEVFLFLAILLQRLEFSVPPGVKVDLTPTYGLTMKHARCKHVQARLRFPIK; encoded by the exons ATGGCATTGTCCCAGCCCAGTCCCTTCTCAGCCATGGAGCTTCTCCTGGCCTCTGCTGTCTTCTGCCTGGTATTCTGGGTGCTCAGGGCCTGGCGGCCTTGGGTCCCTCAAGGCCTGAAGAGTCCACCGGAGCCCTGGGGCTGGCCCCTGCTCGGGCACATGCTGACCTTGGGGAAGAACCCACACGTGGTCCTGTCACAGCTGAGCCAGCGCTATGGGGACGTGCTGCAGATCCGCATTGGCTGCACACCCGTGCTGGTGCTCAGTGGCCTGGACACCATCCGGCAGGCCCTGGTGCGGCAGGGCGATGATTTCAAGGGCCGGCCTGACCTCTACAGCTTCACCTTGATCTCTGAGGGCCAGAGCATGACCTTCAACCCAGACTCTGGGCCGGTGTGGGCTGCCCGGCGACGCCTGGCCCAGAATGCTCTCAACACCTTCTCTGTCACCTCAGACCCGTCTTCCTCGTCCTCCTGCTACCTGGAGGATCATGTGAACAAGGAGGCTGAGGCCCTCCTGGGCAAGTTCCAGGAGCTGATGGCAGGGCCTGGGCACTTCGACCCCTATGGCCACGTGGTGGCATCGGTGGCCAACGTCATTGGTGCCATGTGCTTCGGGCAGCACTTCCCCCAGAGGAGTGAGGAGATGCTCAGTCTGGTGGAGAGCAGCCATGAGTTCGTGGAATCCGCCAGCTCCGGGAATCCTGTGGACTTCTTCCCCATCCTTAGATACCTGCCCAACCCAGCTCTGCAAAGGTTCAAGAGCTTCAACCAGAGGTTCCTGCAGTTCGTTCGGAAAATGGTCCAGGAGCACTACCAGGACTTTGACAAG AACAGTGTCCAGGACATCATAGGCGCCCTGTTCAAGCACAGTGAAGATAATTCCCAAGCCAGCAGTCGCCTCATCTCCCAGGAGAAGACTGTCAACCTTATCAACGACCTCTTTGGAGCCG GGTTTGACACCATCACAAcagccatctcctggagccttaTGTACCTTGTGACAAATCCTAAGATACAGAGAAAGATCCAGGAGGAGCTGG ACAGAGTGATTGGCAGGGCACGGCGGCCCCGGCTCTCCGATAGATCCCAGCTGCCCTATTTGGAGGCCTTCATCCTGGAGACCTTCCGACACTCCTCCTTCGTCCCCTTCACCATCCCCCACAG CACAACAAGGGATACAACACTGAATGGCTTCTTCATCCCCAAGGAACGCTGTGTCTTCATAAACCAGTGGCAGGTCAATCATGACCC GAAGCTGTGGGGGGACCCATCTGAGTTCCGGCCAGAGAGATTCCTCACGTCTGATGGCACCGCCATCGATAAGATCTCGAGTGAGAAAGTGTTACTCTTCGGCATGGGCAAGCGCCGGTGCATAGGGGAGGTCATGGCCAGGTGGGAGGTCTTCCTCTTCCTGGCCATCTTGCTGCAGCGGCTGGAGTTCAGCGTGCCGCCAGGTGTGAAAGTGGACCTAACCCCCACCTACGGGCTGACCATGAAGCACGCCCGCTGTAAGCATGTGCAGGCACGGCTGCGCTTCCCCATCAAGTGA